In Hymenobacter sublimis, a single genomic region encodes these proteins:
- the amaB gene encoding L-piperidine-6-carboxylate dehydrogenase, which produces MKQALEEALATGTDVQEHDPHGIQQVLRELGVEARNAAWSTGLQWGGASNEHTRTIHSPTDGHPIGTVAFANPQDYNTVVEQAQEAFKTWRLVPAPKRGEIVRQIGNKLRENKEALGKLVSYEMGKILQEGLGEVQEMIDICDFAVGLSRQLHGFTMHSERPAHRMYEQYHPLGVVGIISAFNFPVAVWSWNAMLAAVCGDVCIWKPSEKTPLVAVAVQHILKDVLRENELPEGIFNLIIGDAEIGAAMAADTRVPLVSATGSTRMGKKVGEVVGGRLGRALLELGGNNAIILTEHADLDMAMRAVVFGAVGTAGQRCTTTRRLIIHERIFEDVKARLLKIYPNLPIGHPLQDGNLVGPLIDKAAVESFSQALAAVQQEGGTLLIGGEVLAGTGYETGTYVKPALVEARNEYHTVQEETFAPILYLIKYSGEVEEAIAIQNGVRQGLSSSIFSLNMRETETYLSHAGSDCGIANVNIGTSGAEIGGAFGGEKETGGGRESGSDAWRIYMRRQTNTINYSTQLPLAQGIKFDV; this is translated from the coding sequence ATGAAACAAGCCCTCGAAGAAGCTCTGGCTACCGGCACCGACGTGCAGGAACACGACCCCCACGGTATTCAGCAAGTTCTGCGCGAGCTGGGCGTGGAAGCTCGCAATGCAGCCTGGAGTACGGGCCTGCAGTGGGGCGGCGCCAGCAATGAGCACACCCGCACCATTCACTCGCCCACGGATGGCCACCCGATTGGAACGGTAGCTTTTGCTAACCCCCAGGACTACAACACGGTAGTAGAGCAAGCCCAGGAAGCGTTTAAAACTTGGCGCTTGGTGCCAGCCCCCAAGCGTGGGGAAATCGTGCGGCAAATTGGTAACAAGCTGCGCGAAAACAAGGAAGCCCTGGGCAAGCTGGTCAGCTACGAAATGGGCAAAATTCTGCAGGAAGGCCTGGGCGAAGTGCAGGAAATGATTGACATCTGCGACTTTGCCGTGGGCCTTTCCCGGCAGCTGCACGGCTTTACCATGCACTCGGAGCGGCCGGCCCACCGCATGTACGAGCAGTATCACCCGCTGGGGGTAGTCGGCATTATTTCGGCCTTCAACTTTCCGGTGGCCGTGTGGAGCTGGAACGCCATGCTGGCTGCCGTGTGCGGCGACGTGTGCATCTGGAAGCCCTCCGAAAAAACTCCGCTGGTGGCGGTAGCCGTGCAGCACATCCTCAAGGATGTACTCCGGGAAAATGAGCTGCCCGAGGGAATTTTCAACCTCATCATTGGCGATGCGGAAATTGGAGCCGCCATGGCCGCCGATACCCGCGTGCCCCTGGTGTCGGCTACGGGTAGCACGCGCATGGGTAAGAAGGTAGGCGAGGTGGTGGGCGGCCGCCTGGGCCGGGCCCTGTTGGAGCTGGGCGGTAATAACGCCATCATCCTTACGGAGCACGCCGACCTGGACATGGCCATGCGGGCTGTGGTGTTCGGGGCCGTGGGCACGGCCGGGCAGCGCTGCACCACCACCCGCCGCCTCATCATCCACGAGCGTATTTTCGAGGATGTAAAAGCGCGCCTGCTCAAGATTTATCCCAACTTGCCCATCGGCCACCCCTTGCAGGACGGCAACCTGGTCGGCCCCCTGATTGACAAGGCCGCTGTCGAGTCATTTAGTCAGGCGCTGGCTGCGGTGCAGCAGGAGGGTGGCACGCTGCTGATAGGGGGCGAAGTGCTGGCAGGAACTGGCTACGAAACCGGCACCTACGTGAAGCCCGCGCTGGTAGAAGCCCGCAACGAGTACCACACGGTGCAGGAAGAAACCTTCGCCCCGATTCTCTACCTCATCAAGTACAGCGGCGAGGTAGAAGAGGCCATTGCCATCCAGAACGGGGTGCGCCAAGGGCTGTCTTCCAGCATCTTCTCCCTGAACATGCGCGAAACGGAAACCTACCTCAGCCACGCCGGCTCCGACTGCGGCATTGCCAACGTCAACATCGGCACCAGCGGGGCTGAAATCGGGGGAGCTTTCGGGGGCGAAAAGGAAACCGGCGGCGGCCGCGAGTCCGGCTCCGACGCCTGGCGCATCTACATGCGCCGCCAAACCAACACCATCAACTACAGTACGCAGTTACCCCTGGCCCAGGGTATCAAGTTCGACGTGTAG
- a CDS encoding Do family serine endopeptidase: protein MQAKQMMLGLLGSAILGGGVAVGGYKLLEPERGLAPQAVAADPNVRYTSELRNSTYTVPEGLNFTAAAASVTPAVVHVMTEYAPKASGQGDMSRMDPFLRQFFGDDLEQYHGRGRQQGPQQGSGSGVIIAANGYIVTNNHVIEKADKIEVVMDDKRKFQAELVGADPNTDLALLKVKADNLPFVRYGNSDNVKVGEWVLAVGNPFNLNSTVTAGIISAKGRNINILRREDNMGIESFLQTDAVVNPGNSGGALVNLNGDLIGINSAIASHTGSFEGYSFAVPSSIVSKVIDDLLKYKTVQRALLGVQIREVDAQLASEKKLASLNGVYVMGLGKNSSAADAGLQEGDIITEINGVKVNTSSQLQEQVARFRPGDKIKVSYLRGTDARVSTATLRNSTGTTDIVREEVATALKYEGATLAPVTRQEQSKLGIDGGAKINGVKSSNFRETGIADGFIITRIDKNKVSKPQDVQRYLEAAKETDGALVEGVYPDGRKAYYPIGQAQ from the coding sequence ATGCAAGCAAAACAAATGATGCTCGGTCTGCTCGGTTCCGCCATTTTGGGCGGAGGCGTGGCTGTGGGTGGGTACAAGCTGCTGGAGCCGGAGCGTGGCCTTGCGCCCCAGGCCGTAGCCGCCGACCCGAACGTTCGCTATACCAGCGAGTTGCGTAACAGCACGTATACGGTACCCGAGGGCTTAAATTTTACCGCCGCGGCGGCTTCCGTGACGCCGGCCGTTGTGCACGTCATGACGGAGTACGCGCCCAAGGCTTCTGGCCAGGGTGATATGTCGCGCATGGACCCCTTCCTGCGGCAGTTCTTCGGCGACGATTTAGAGCAATATCATGGTCGGGGCCGCCAGCAGGGGCCGCAGCAGGGCTCTGGCTCGGGCGTTATTATTGCCGCGAACGGCTACATCGTCACGAACAACCACGTGATTGAAAAGGCTGATAAGATTGAGGTGGTGATGGACGACAAGCGCAAGTTCCAGGCGGAGCTAGTAGGCGCCGACCCCAACACTGACCTGGCCCTGCTGAAAGTAAAGGCTGATAACCTACCCTTCGTGCGCTACGGCAACTCCGACAACGTGAAAGTAGGGGAGTGGGTACTGGCCGTGGGCAACCCGTTCAACCTGAACTCTACCGTTACGGCCGGCATTATCTCGGCTAAAGGACGAAACATCAACATCCTGCGCCGCGAGGATAACATGGGCATCGAGTCGTTCCTACAGACGGATGCCGTGGTAAATCCCGGTAACTCGGGTGGTGCCCTGGTTAACCTGAACGGCGACCTGATCGGCATTAACTCTGCCATTGCCTCGCACACGGGTTCGTTTGAAGGCTATTCGTTTGCCGTACCCAGCTCCATTGTGAGCAAGGTGATTGACGACCTGCTGAAATACAAGACGGTGCAGCGGGCTTTGCTCGGCGTACAGATTCGGGAGGTAGATGCGCAGTTGGCCTCCGAGAAGAAGCTGGCTTCCTTGAACGGCGTGTACGTAATGGGCCTGGGCAAGAACAGCTCAGCTGCTGACGCTGGCTTGCAGGAAGGCGACATCATCACGGAAATCAATGGAGTGAAGGTGAATACCTCCTCGCAACTGCAGGAGCAAGTAGCCCGCTTCCGTCCCGGCGACAAAATCAAGGTTAGCTACCTGCGCGGTACCGATGCTCGTGTATCTACCGCCACGTTGCGCAACTCCACCGGCACCACCGACATTGTGCGGGAAGAAGTAGCCACGGCGCTGAAGTACGAAGGTGCTACCCTGGCCCCCGTAACCCGCCAAGAGCAAAGCAAGCTGGGCATTGATGGCGGCGCGAAGATCAACGGCGTGAAAAGCTCCAACTTCCGGGAAACTGGCATTGCTGATGGCTTCATCATCACCCGTATTGACAAGAACAAGGTGTCTAAGCCCCAGGACGTGCAGCGCTACCTCGAAGCCGCCAAAGAAACGGACGGCGCCCTGGTGGAAGGTGTGTACCCCGACGGCCGCAAAGCCTATTACCCCATCGGTCAGGCGCAATAA
- a CDS encoding Hsp20/alpha crystallin family protein — protein sequence MATLLYNNLPALRPTRAISSVLNEMLRDTLPTQVAPSQSFIPQADIVESEQGFELHLMLPGVAKENVKIDFQEGKLTVTGERKAPEAAETGPKFRRVESGYGTFTRTFRLPDTVDVTAIEAQLQDGVLRLTLPFDNKKVTKHHIEVR from the coding sequence ATGGCAACGCTTCTGTATAACAATCTGCCCGCTTTGCGTCCTACCCGTGCTATTAGCTCGGTGCTAAATGAAATGCTGCGTGATACGCTGCCTACGCAAGTGGCTCCTTCCCAGAGCTTTATTCCCCAGGCCGACATTGTAGAGTCGGAGCAGGGCTTTGAATTGCACCTGATGCTGCCCGGCGTAGCGAAGGAAAACGTGAAAATCGACTTCCAGGAAGGTAAGCTAACCGTAACGGGTGAGCGGAAAGCCCCGGAGGCAGCTGAAACCGGTCCTAAGTTCCGCCGCGTTGAGTCCGGCTACGGCACCTTCACCCGCACGTTCCGCCTGCCTGATACGGTTGACGTAACCGCTATTGAAGCCCAGCTTCAGGACGGAGTACTCCGCCTGACCCTCCCCTTCGACAACAAAAAGGTGACCAAGCACCACATTGAAGTACGCTAA
- a CDS encoding M20 metallopeptidase family protein translates to MLHLIPRIKTLAAEMAAETVALREHLHAHPELSFQEHQTVAFVTEQLRQLGLPTQPIANTGVVALIEGRNPGSRTVALRADMDALPITEQNEVAYKSTNPGVMHACGHDVHTSSLLGVARILVQLREEFEGTVKLMFQPGEEVLPGGASLMIQEGVLENPRPASVLGQHVFPRLPAGKIGLRAGRYMASTDELYLTVRGKGGHGAMPEQNIDPVLVAAHLIVAAQQIVSRRANPKLPSVLSFGKVIAQGATNVIPNEVYLEGTFRTLNEEWRNEAHEHLRRLCEGLAESMGASCELEIRRGYPYLENEPALTARTEQAAVEYLGRENVVELDQWMAAEDFAYFSQATSACFYRLGTAAVDGSSRYTSSVHTPTFDIDPQALETGPGLMAWLAVRELAEK, encoded by the coding sequence ATGCTGCACCTGATTCCGCGCATCAAAACCCTAGCGGCCGAAATGGCGGCCGAAACCGTCGCCCTGCGCGAGCACCTGCACGCCCACCCCGAGCTGTCGTTCCAGGAGCACCAAACGGTAGCTTTCGTGACCGAGCAGCTCCGCCAATTGGGCCTGCCCACCCAACCCATTGCCAATACGGGCGTAGTGGCGCTCATTGAAGGGCGCAACCCCGGCTCCCGCACCGTGGCCCTGCGCGCCGACATGGATGCCTTACCCATTACGGAGCAAAATGAGGTAGCCTACAAATCGACGAATCCGGGCGTGATGCACGCCTGTGGCCACGATGTGCACACCTCGTCCCTGCTGGGGGTAGCCCGCATTCTGGTGCAGCTCCGCGAGGAGTTCGAGGGCACGGTGAAGCTGATGTTTCAGCCCGGCGAGGAAGTGCTACCCGGCGGCGCTTCGCTTATGATTCAGGAAGGTGTATTGGAAAACCCCCGGCCGGCCAGCGTGCTGGGTCAGCACGTATTTCCGCGTCTGCCGGCCGGCAAAATTGGCTTGCGTGCCGGCCGCTACATGGCCAGCACCGACGAGCTGTACCTGACCGTGCGCGGCAAGGGTGGCCACGGGGCCATGCCAGAACAAAATATTGACCCCGTGCTGGTAGCGGCCCACCTTATTGTGGCCGCCCAGCAGATTGTGAGCCGCCGAGCCAACCCCAAGCTGCCTTCGGTACTGTCGTTTGGGAAGGTCATTGCCCAGGGTGCTACCAACGTCATTCCCAACGAAGTATACCTGGAAGGCACTTTCCGGACGCTGAATGAGGAATGGCGCAACGAGGCCCACGAGCATCTGCGCCGCCTGTGCGAAGGACTGGCCGAAAGCATGGGCGCCAGCTGCGAGCTAGAAATCCGCCGGGGCTACCCCTACTTGGAAAACGAGCCCGCCCTGACGGCCCGCACTGAGCAGGCCGCCGTGGAGTACCTGGGCCGCGAAAACGTGGTGGAGCTGGACCAGTGGATGGCCGCCGAAGACTTCGCCTACTTCAGTCAGGCCACCAGCGCATGTTTCTACCGTTTGGGCACGGCCGCCGTGGATGGTAGCAGCCGCTACACCTCTTCAGTCCACACCCCAACATTTGATATTGACCCCCAGGCCCTGGAAACTGGCCCCGGCCTCATGGCCTGGCTAGCTGTGCGTGAACTGGCTGAAAAGTAG
- a CDS encoding sporulation protein, which produces MKHPLRNVLLLSALFSLGACASSGPGAPASTSAADTTRRAPTTAAQVPTGPAEDLSRYRPVFAAPKAPVAAPAGPARVVAPTNHVNPQIEQRLRDQAFTNQNVKYAQGYRILAYVGLQKEQAMAVRRAVISRYPEETDYLGYKQPIFRLWIGDYLTRLEAEQALLRIRPLAPKAELESAQVIINKTTF; this is translated from the coding sequence ATGAAACATCCGCTACGTAACGTGTTGCTGCTGTCTGCTTTATTTTCCCTGGGAGCCTGTGCTTCTTCCGGCCCCGGCGCACCCGCCAGTACGAGTGCTGCGGATACCACGCGCCGGGCTCCCACCACTGCCGCCCAGGTCCCCACTGGCCCCGCCGAAGACTTAAGCCGCTACCGGCCGGTTTTTGCGGCTCCGAAAGCGCCCGTTGCCGCACCCGCCGGGCCCGCCCGCGTGGTGGCGCCCACCAACCACGTAAACCCCCAGATTGAGCAGCGCCTACGCGACCAGGCCTTCACCAACCAGAACGTAAAGTATGCCCAGGGTTACCGCATTCTGGCTTACGTGGGGTTGCAGAAGGAGCAGGCCATGGCCGTGCGCCGGGCCGTTATCAGCCGCTACCCCGAGGAAACCGATTACCTGGGCTACAAGCAACCCATTTTTCGCCTCTGGATTGGCGACTACCTTACCCGCCTAGAAGCCGAACAGGCCCTGTTGCGCATCCGGCCGCTGGCTCCCAAGGCCGAGCTAGAGTCGGCTCAGGTGATTATCAACAAGACCACTTTCTAG
- the deoC gene encoding deoxyribose-phosphate aldolase, with product MSQKIAATIDHTLLRQDATPDQITQLCQEAAAHHFASVCVPPCYVRFAVGQLLNTGVPVCTVIGFPLGYSSSKVKFFEAHQALAEGATELDMVINVGALKAGRLAEVEEEIGQLAELCHLRGAILKVIIETALLTEDEIITACQLCQEAGADFVKTSTGFASRGASVADIMLMRRSLPGSIRIKASGGIRTRTAALALLAAGADRIGSSNSLTLLQENSHETSAT from the coding sequence ATGTCGCAGAAGATTGCCGCTACCATCGACCACACGCTGCTCCGGCAGGATGCTACCCCCGATCAGATTACGCAACTCTGCCAGGAAGCAGCCGCGCACCATTTTGCTAGTGTGTGCGTGCCGCCGTGTTACGTGCGCTTTGCCGTGGGGCAGCTGCTGAATACGGGCGTGCCCGTGTGCACGGTAATCGGGTTTCCGCTGGGGTATTCTTCCTCGAAAGTCAAATTCTTTGAGGCACATCAGGCCCTGGCGGAAGGTGCTACCGAGCTGGATATGGTCATTAATGTAGGCGCGCTTAAGGCCGGCCGGCTGGCAGAGGTGGAAGAAGAAATTGGGCAGCTAGCGGAGTTGTGTCACCTGCGCGGAGCAATTCTGAAGGTGATTATTGAAACGGCCTTACTCACCGAGGACGAGATTATAACGGCCTGCCAGCTCTGCCAAGAGGCGGGCGCCGACTTCGTAAAGACCTCCACCGGCTTTGCCAGCCGCGGCGCCTCTGTGGCGGACATCATGCTGATGCGCCGCTCCCTACCCGGCAGCATCCGGATCAAGGCTTCGGGCGGCATCCGCACCCGCACGGCCGCCCTGGCCCTGCTGGCCGCCGGCGCCGACCGGATTGGCTCCTCCAACAGCCTGACTTTGCTGCAAGAAAACTCCCATGAAACATCCGCTACGTAA
- the secA gene encoding preprotein translocase subunit SecA translates to MFDFLGKTVAKIFGSKSDRDLKEIVPYVALVNAEYAKLAQLSDDELRARTDEVRARIDAYLKAIDDQIAALHQRINDDASLDAVQKEQLFDQIDTLEKQRNKELEVVLMEVLPVAFAIAKETARRYTQNGQLVVTATDYDREYAQRKPNVTIQGDKAIWSNKWKAAGADVTWDMIHYDVQIIGGVVLHQGKISEMATGEGKTLVSTLPAFLNALARRGVHLVTVNDYLAKRDSEWNAPLFEFHGITVDCIDKHQPNTDARRQAYLADITYGTNNEFGFDYLRDNMARDPQELVQRRHHYAMVDEVDSVLIDDARTPLIISGPVPRGDVHEFYQLKPRIQMLVDAQKKQVQNYLVEARKLIKEGKDGPKEGEGGLMLFRAYRGLPKSKPLIKFLSETGMRAVLQKTENHYLQDNQRQMPKADEPLFFTIDEKNNQIELTEKGIDLITGQGEDHNFFIMPDIGTELANIEKDQSLSGEEKLHTKEKLMDDFQEKSERIHTINQLLKAYTLFEKDDQYILTDDGKVKIVDEQTGRVMEGRRYSDGLHQAIEAKENVRVEDATQTYATVTLQNYFRMYHKLGGMTGTAETEAGEFWEIYKLDVVVIPTNRGIARKDEHDKVYKTVREKYNAVAEEIQTLVQAGRPVLVGTTSVEISELVSRMLKLRGIPHQVLNAKQNQREAEIVAGAGYPGTVTIATNMAGRGTDIKLKETSKESGGLAIIGTERHESRRVDRQLRGRAGRQGDPGSSQFFVSLEDNLMRLFGSDRIAKLMDRMGLEEGEVIQHSMITSSIERAQKKVEENNFGIRKRLLEYDDVMNAQREVVYKRRRNALHGERLELDIWNMIYDVCEDIVVGHKGNNDYEDFKLAIIRVFGYDTHLTAQDLGGMQAGQLTQKLYDEALGYYHSKNEFIAGNSLPLINDLLSQNSPYENIAIPFTDGRKQIQAVANLRRAQATGGHDVIRGMEKVVVLSVIDEAWTKHLRAMDDLKQVVQNAVYEQKDPLLVYKFESFELFKRMIGKVNEDTIQFLFRADVPMQPGQDGYDEPEYFTEDELPVAPPQPKLKAEKEISSVSLGAGPEDLEQDGAQVLEKQQPAKSQKVANRNEKVSVQYMDGRIVRDVKFKSVEDDLLNDRAVLID, encoded by the coding sequence ATGTTTGATTTTCTAGGGAAAACCGTCGCCAAGATTTTCGGTTCTAAGTCGGACCGGGATTTGAAGGAGATTGTTCCGTACGTGGCGCTCGTAAACGCCGAATATGCCAAACTGGCACAACTCAGCGACGATGAGCTGCGCGCCCGTACCGACGAGGTTCGGGCCCGGATCGACGCCTACCTGAAAGCCATCGACGACCAAATTGCTGCCCTGCACCAGCGCATCAACGACGATGCTTCCCTGGACGCCGTGCAGAAAGAACAGCTCTTCGACCAGATTGATACGCTGGAAAAGCAGCGCAACAAGGAGTTGGAAGTAGTGCTGATGGAAGTGCTGCCCGTAGCCTTCGCCATTGCCAAGGAAACGGCCCGCCGCTACACCCAGAACGGCCAACTGGTAGTAACTGCCACCGATTACGACCGGGAGTACGCCCAGCGTAAGCCCAACGTGACCATTCAGGGCGACAAAGCCATCTGGAGCAACAAGTGGAAGGCCGCCGGGGCCGACGTTACCTGGGACATGATTCACTACGACGTGCAGATCATCGGCGGCGTGGTGCTGCACCAGGGCAAGATTTCCGAAATGGCGACGGGCGAGGGCAAAACCCTGGTTTCGACGCTGCCTGCTTTCCTGAATGCCTTGGCCCGCCGCGGCGTGCACCTGGTAACGGTAAACGACTACCTGGCCAAGCGTGACTCAGAGTGGAATGCGCCGCTGTTTGAATTTCACGGCATCACCGTGGACTGCATCGATAAGCACCAGCCCAACACGGATGCCCGCCGGCAAGCTTACCTGGCCGACATCACCTACGGCACCAACAACGAGTTTGGCTTCGACTACCTGCGCGACAATATGGCCCGCGACCCGCAGGAGCTGGTGCAGCGCCGCCACCACTACGCCATGGTCGACGAAGTGGACTCCGTACTGATTGACGACGCCCGGACCCCGCTCATCATTTCCGGTCCCGTGCCCCGCGGTGATGTGCACGAGTTCTACCAGCTCAAGCCCCGCATTCAGATGCTGGTGGACGCCCAGAAAAAGCAGGTGCAGAACTACCTCGTGGAGGCCCGCAAGCTGATCAAAGAAGGTAAAGACGGCCCTAAGGAAGGCGAGGGCGGCCTGATGCTGTTCCGCGCCTACCGCGGCCTACCCAAGAGCAAGCCCCTGATCAAGTTCCTGTCGGAAACCGGCATGCGCGCCGTGCTGCAGAAAACGGAGAACCACTACCTGCAGGACAACCAGCGCCAGATGCCCAAGGCCGATGAGCCGCTGTTCTTCACCATCGACGAGAAAAACAACCAGATCGAGCTGACCGAAAAAGGCATCGACCTGATTACCGGCCAGGGCGAAGACCATAACTTCTTCATCATGCCCGATATTGGCACCGAGCTAGCCAACATCGAGAAAGACCAGAGCCTGAGCGGGGAGGAGAAGCTGCACACCAAGGAAAAGCTCATGGACGACTTCCAGGAGAAGTCGGAGCGCATCCACACCATCAACCAGCTGCTGAAAGCCTATACTCTGTTCGAGAAGGATGACCAGTACATCCTCACCGACGACGGTAAGGTAAAGATTGTGGATGAGCAGACCGGCCGCGTGATGGAAGGCCGCCGCTACTCCGATGGTTTGCACCAAGCTATTGAGGCCAAGGAAAACGTGCGCGTGGAAGACGCTACCCAGACCTACGCCACGGTAACCTTGCAGAACTACTTCCGCATGTACCACAAGCTGGGTGGCATGACGGGTACGGCCGAAACCGAAGCCGGCGAGTTCTGGGAAATCTACAAGCTCGACGTGGTGGTAATCCCCACCAACCGCGGCATTGCCCGCAAAGACGAGCATGACAAGGTCTACAAAACGGTACGCGAGAAGTACAACGCCGTAGCCGAGGAAATCCAGACCCTGGTGCAAGCCGGCCGCCCGGTGCTGGTGGGTACTACCTCCGTAGAAATTTCGGAGCTGGTAAGCCGCATGCTGAAGCTGCGCGGTATTCCTCACCAAGTCCTGAACGCCAAGCAAAACCAGCGTGAGGCCGAAATTGTGGCTGGCGCGGGCTACCCTGGCACCGTGACCATTGCCACCAACATGGCCGGCCGTGGTACCGACATCAAGCTCAAGGAAACCTCCAAAGAATCGGGTGGTCTAGCCATTATCGGCACGGAGCGCCACGAGTCGCGCCGCGTGGACCGCCAGTTGCGGGGCCGCGCCGGCCGCCAGGGCGACCCAGGCTCTTCCCAGTTCTTTGTGAGCCTGGAAGACAACCTGATGCGTTTGTTCGGCTCGGACCGCATTGCCAAGCTCATGGACCGCATGGGTCTGGAAGAAGGCGAAGTGATTCAGCATTCCATGATTACCTCTTCCATTGAGCGCGCCCAGAAGAAGGTGGAAGAAAATAACTTCGGCATCCGCAAGCGCCTGCTCGAGTACGACGACGTGATGAACGCCCAGCGCGAGGTAGTGTACAAGCGCCGCCGCAACGCCCTGCACGGCGAGCGGCTGGAGCTGGACATCTGGAACATGATCTACGACGTCTGCGAGGACATTGTAGTGGGCCACAAAGGCAACAACGACTACGAAGACTTCAAGCTGGCCATCATCCGCGTGTTCGGTTACGACACCCACCTGACGGCCCAGGATTTGGGCGGCATGCAGGCCGGGCAGCTTACTCAGAAGCTCTACGATGAAGCCTTAGGCTATTACCACAGCAAGAATGAGTTCATTGCCGGCAATTCCCTGCCCCTGATCAACGACCTGCTGAGCCAGAACTCGCCCTACGAGAACATTGCCATTCCCTTCACCGATGGCCGCAAGCAGATTCAGGCCGTTGCCAACCTGCGTCGCGCTCAGGCTACCGGCGGCCACGACGTAATTCGGGGCATGGAAAAGGTAGTAGTGCTGTCGGTTATCGACGAGGCCTGGACCAAGCACCTGCGCGCCATGGACGACCTGAAGCAGGTAGTGCAGAACGCCGTGTATGAGCAGAAAGACCCGTTACTGGTCTACAAGTTCGAGTCGTTTGAACTGTTCAAACGGATGATTGGCAAGGTGAACGAGGACACGATTCAGTTCCTGTTCCGCGCCGACGTGCCCATGCAGCCCGGTCAGGATGGCTACGACGAGCCCGAGTATTTTACCGAAGACGAGCTGCCCGTAGCGCCGCCCCAGCCCAAGCTGAAGGCCGAGAAAGAAATATCGTCGGTGTCGCTCGGAGCAGGCCCGGAAGATTTGGAGCAGGACGGTGCCCAGGTGCTGGAAAAGCAACAGCCAGCCAAGTCGCAGAAGGTTGCCAACCGTAACGAGAAGGTGAGCGTGCAGTACATGGACGGCCGCATCGTGCGCGACGTGAAGTTCAAGTCGGTTGAAGACGACCTGCTGAATGACCGCGCCGTGCTGATCGACTAA
- a CDS encoding acyltransferase family protein → MQNNFDAVRLALALTVVLCHLAVLSELPAFQPFLAVLSADFAVKGFFVISGCLVTRSYLSSSSVLEYAQKRIRRIYPAYLGVIGLAWLIGLVATTLPTADFVRHPAAYRYLAANVTFLNFLQPTLPGVFERHPVSVLNGSLWTIKVELCLYCCVPVLVWLFRRLGPYRTTVLAYAGALAWSWLLPRVPGLSPKVVTELARQFPGMLHFFALGALFTAEERRLGPRLGWVALVTGVAFLLVRHHGLREVVEPVFYAAAVLWLATRLPVQLPAGKWGDLSYGTYLVHFPLIQLFIHLGVFQTAPWVGFAGVLLTVLGLAFLCWHGLEKRWLKRSAQRAIISSDDLAVSKR, encoded by the coding sequence ATGCAAAATAACTTCGATGCCGTGCGGCTGGCCCTGGCCCTAACAGTGGTCCTGTGCCACCTGGCCGTACTGTCGGAACTGCCGGCTTTTCAGCCTTTCCTGGCCGTTTTATCGGCTGATTTTGCGGTGAAAGGCTTTTTTGTTATCAGTGGCTGCCTAGTTACGCGCAGTTACTTAAGTAGCTCCTCCGTACTAGAGTACGCTCAAAAGCGCATCCGCCGAATTTACCCGGCTTACCTGGGCGTCATCGGGCTGGCCTGGCTGATTGGGCTGGTAGCCACTACGCTGCCCACCGCTGATTTTGTGCGCCACCCGGCCGCTTACCGCTACCTGGCGGCCAATGTTACCTTCCTAAACTTTCTGCAACCTACCCTGCCCGGCGTGTTTGAGCGCCACCCAGTTTCGGTGCTGAACGGCTCGCTTTGGACGATTAAGGTGGAGCTGTGTTTGTACTGCTGCGTGCCCGTGCTGGTATGGCTGTTTCGGCGCCTTGGGCCGTACCGCACCACTGTGCTGGCCTATGCCGGGGCCTTGGCCTGGAGCTGGCTGCTACCCCGCGTGCCGGGGCTAAGCCCTAAAGTGGTTACGGAGCTGGCGCGGCAGTTTCCGGGCATGCTGCATTTTTTTGCCCTGGGTGCCTTGTTCACGGCCGAGGAGCGCCGCCTTGGGCCCCGGCTGGGCTGGGTAGCCCTGGTTACCGGAGTGGCCTTTCTGCTGGTTCGTCATCATGGTTTGCGTGAGGTTGTCGAGCCCGTGTTTTATGCGGCAGCAGTGCTCTGGCTGGCTACCCGGCTGCCCGTGCAGCTACCCGCCGGCAAGTGGGGCGACTTATCGTATGGTACTTACTTGGTGCACTTTCCGCTCATTCAATTGTTTATCCATCTCGGAGTGTTCCAGACGGCTCCGTGGGTGGGCTTTGCTGGGGTGTTGCTTACTGTGCTGGGGCTGGCGTTCTTATGCTGGCATGGGCTGGAAAAGCGCTGGCTGAAACGCAGTGCGCAACGGGCAATTATCAGTTCCGATGACCTGGCTGTGAGCAAGCGCTGA